Proteins co-encoded in one Candidatus Nitrosacidococcus tergens genomic window:
- a CDS encoding methyltransferase family protein yields the protein MKEEQKSLFIRYGDFIFKYRNGVFPIILAILFLSFSPINSDYAHINLAVDLLGFFIYFFGEGIRVMTIGLTYIKRGGKDKQVYADNLIIEGIFAHCRNPLYLGNLFIFLSFFIIHGNIWVYILGTLFFLTAYNAMVAAEEFFLQQKFDIIYIRYCSQVNRWLPKITGLKDTFKQIIFDWRQVIGADYSSAYSSMMVILLTIYYKQIDLEDSAIVLSSTQLLKIGIVLTSTMAVIKFLKKKGYLSKNR from the coding sequence CGAAATGGTGTTTTTCCAATTATTTTAGCGATTTTATTTTTAAGCTTTTCTCCCATAAACTCAGATTATGCTCATATCAATTTAGCCGTTGATTTACTTGGTTTTTTCATTTATTTCTTTGGAGAAGGAATTCGAGTAATGACTATTGGGCTAACATATATTAAGCGAGGAGGAAAAGATAAGCAGGTCTATGCAGATAATCTTATTATAGAAGGAATTTTTGCCCATTGCCGAAATCCCCTATATTTAGGAAATTTGTTTATATTCTTAAGCTTTTTTATTATCCATGGCAATATTTGGGTATATATTTTAGGTACTCTATTTTTTCTTACCGCTTATAACGCTATGGTAGCTGCTGAGGAATTTTTTTTACAACAAAAATTTGACATCATCTACATAAGATACTGTAGCCAGGTAAATCGCTGGTTGCCTAAGATTACTGGATTAAAAGACACTTTTAAGCAGATAATTTTTGATTGGCGACAAGTTATTGGTGCAGATTATAGTAGTGCGTATAGTTCAATGATGGTGATACTTCTTACTATCTATTATAAACAGATAGATCTAGAGGATTCTGCGATCGTCCTCTCTTCTACTCAATTACTAAAGATTGGAATTGTACTTACTAGTACGATGGCAGTTATTAAGTTTTTAAAGAAAAAAGGTTATTTATCTAAAAACCGATAG